A single window of Paraburkholderia youngii DNA harbors:
- a CDS encoding metallophosphoesterase family protein, producing MRFAHFSDLHYAPDNLAESDRCFSFAVGNAIDSGAQLGVVSGDSTDHRLDAHAPSLHALATQIHRLANAMPVLMLQGTFSHEPPGTLDNFALMGGVHQIHVADRVSQVALVDGRFWASKGPGFSDDELRQFIGVMPEVVFTCLPTVNKGQLAASVGALEAGTELGDVLAAYLAAAGRVNRQLRAAGIRTVGVSHGTVNGCTTEHGVTMAGFDHEFSLTALFEAECDGFMLGHIHKEQQWERDGRLVAYPGSIGRFHYGEEGEKGYLSWDVEPGSASATLVATPSRQMICMDFDGPPDMAKLQELAADAADKFVRVRWQVDEEHRQVVDREAIKALFSGAAGLKVESRVLPVVRSRAQGISLETTVEGKLARWCELASVDASPLQDRLQLLASGDVEAVAAGVLASLASGPESQPASPPEVPPEVPALATVLTHPAASLETADEVTAAPVGTDTKATVTPASLDWLNDDLFAA from the coding sequence GTGAGATTCGCACATTTTTCTGACCTGCATTACGCGCCCGACAATCTGGCCGAGTCCGACCGCTGTTTCAGTTTTGCTGTTGGCAACGCGATCGACAGCGGCGCGCAGCTTGGCGTGGTTTCCGGCGACTCGACCGATCACCGGCTCGATGCGCATGCGCCGTCGTTGCACGCGCTCGCGACCCAGATTCACCGGCTAGCCAACGCGATGCCAGTGCTGATGTTGCAGGGCACGTTCTCGCACGAGCCTCCAGGCACCCTCGATAACTTCGCCCTCATGGGCGGCGTTCATCAGATCCACGTTGCGGATCGCGTGTCTCAGGTCGCGCTCGTCGATGGGCGTTTCTGGGCATCGAAGGGACCTGGCTTCTCGGATGACGAACTGCGTCAGTTCATCGGCGTCATGCCCGAAGTGGTGTTCACCTGCCTGCCCACGGTCAACAAGGGCCAACTGGCTGCGAGCGTTGGCGCGCTCGAGGCCGGTACGGAACTGGGCGATGTGCTCGCCGCATATCTGGCGGCGGCGGGCCGTGTGAACAGGCAGCTTCGCGCAGCGGGGATTCGCACGGTCGGTGTCTCGCACGGCACAGTCAACGGCTGCACCACCGAGCACGGCGTCACGATGGCGGGGTTCGATCATGAGTTCTCGCTCACGGCGTTGTTCGAAGCCGAATGCGATGGCTTCATGCTGGGCCATATTCACAAGGAGCAGCAGTGGGAGCGCGACGGCAGGCTGGTCGCATATCCGGGCTCGATTGGCCGCTTCCATTATGGAGAAGAGGGCGAGAAGGGCTATCTGTCGTGGGACGTTGAACCGGGCAGCGCGTCAGCAACGCTCGTCGCAACGCCTTCGCGACAGATGATCTGCATGGACTTCGACGGACCACCGGACATGGCAAAGCTTCAGGAGCTCGCAGCGGACGCGGCCGACAAGTTCGTGCGTGTGCGCTGGCAGGTCGACGAGGAGCATCGTCAGGTAGTCGATCGTGAAGCGATCAAGGCGCTGTTTTCCGGTGCCGCGGGTCTGAAGGTCGAGTCGCGCGTATTGCCGGTGGTTCGCAGCCGTGCCCAGGGCATCAGTCTGGAGACGACCGTCGAGGGGAAGCTCGCACGCTGGTGCGAACTGGCCAGCGTTGACGCCAGCCCGCTTCAGGACCGGTTGCAGCTGCTCGCCTCCGGCGACGTGGAAGCGGTCGCGGCCGGTGTGCTCGCCAGTCTTGCTTCCGGGCCCGAATCGCAGCCTGCATCGCCACCTGAAGTGCCGCCTGAAGTGCCGGCGCTCGCCACGGTGCTCACGCACCCCGCCGCATCGCTGGAGACGGCGGACGAAGTCACGGCCGCCCCGGTCGGGACTGACACCAAGGCGACCGTTACACCCGCGTCGCTCGACTGGCTCAACGACGATCTGTTTGCGGCCTAG
- a CDS encoding DUF4400 domain-containing protein: protein MASSRFVSHVKWWFFFVPLLAVFIMPAIPEPSLFSVPPEEAESVAGILGVETADEVVEKTNERFKAWFVQTGLVRATIDATGGGDIGDGGVSEFAHTWVHNFWRELYRLVYRASVMKLWIFGTLIFCVAAFFDGAMRRKINASAAGFASPLSFHLAGHGILLVFGVAFAILVAPIPVLAPCWIAIAAVLGALLWHAASSYQ from the coding sequence ATGGCCAGTAGCCGGTTCGTCTCCCACGTCAAGTGGTGGTTCTTCTTCGTGCCGTTGCTTGCCGTGTTCATCATGCCGGCTATTCCTGAGCCGTCGCTTTTCTCGGTGCCGCCCGAGGAAGCGGAGTCGGTCGCAGGAATTCTCGGTGTGGAGACGGCCGACGAAGTGGTCGAGAAGACCAACGAACGGTTCAAGGCGTGGTTCGTGCAAACGGGTCTTGTCCGCGCAACCATCGACGCGACGGGAGGCGGCGATATTGGCGATGGGGGAGTGTCCGAGTTCGCCCACACCTGGGTCCACAACTTCTGGCGCGAGCTGTATCGGCTCGTGTACCGCGCGAGCGTCATGAAGCTCTGGATTTTCGGCACGCTGATCTTCTGCGTCGCGGCGTTCTTCGACGGCGCGATGCGTCGCAAGATCAATGCGTCAGCGGCGGGCTTCGCCAGTCCACTGTCGTTTCACCTGGCAGGCCACGGCATCCTGCTGGTGTTCGGTGTTGCCTTTGCGATCCTCGTCGCGCCGATCCCGGTGCTCGCGCCGTGCTGGATCGCCATCGCCGCGGTGCTCGGTGCGCTGTTGTGGCACGCCGCGTCGTCCTACCAGTGA
- the traD gene encoding conjugative transfer system coupling protein TraD (Members of this protein family are the putative conjugative coupling factor, TraD, as the term is used for the SXT and TOL plasmid systems.), whose amino-acid sequence MTSYINHFRPIYEVRAAVFWLAAIVLLPISGMPYGWAFALVALAFLALRSLQIWRALTFRMAISTKWLTTLEVPKLLQIQKRMRSEANSMYLGIGYEWTQKHCQIAHDILRMPTTDIPGLPRWLNRTKTGRRIEEAIEGMFAPKDSIRDRMPQGSSWIHGMEPKKALVPFHYKAMGGHTLVGGTTGAGKTRTYEVISTQVIHLSDVLIIVDPKNDAEWKRRVEKECQRAGRKFLYFNQAKPSESIRLNPIENWSQPSEIPSRIAQLMEEGPFRDFAFLFIDRAVKGELYIGDKPTLRSILKYAQSGITSLLEKALKRFFVEQGLTDWEQQVATETTRQGQRNNAASLVDGMIGLYNAQFALQERGNEAIDGLIATHVHDREHYMRIIASALPLLQMLATGETGLMLAPKADDFDDEREIWDIDKVIKQKAVLYMGLDSLSNNIVQKAIASMILSDVAAVCGSIYNFYDSPPEVVLIIDEIAEAINEQVIQILNKGRGAGFKAFVAFQARADLEARFGNAAKMLQVLGNLNNQIILRLEDSDTAQWFSDKVGETAIRNLTLTGSTSTGSEAHIGEFTGSVSRSLQLEKVPLIPTRLIHGLPNLQYFMRISGAAVYQGRIPILQG is encoded by the coding sequence GTGACCAGCTACATCAACCATTTCAGGCCGATCTACGAAGTTCGCGCAGCGGTGTTCTGGCTGGCGGCGATCGTGCTGTTGCCCATCTCGGGCATGCCCTACGGCTGGGCGTTCGCACTGGTCGCACTTGCGTTTCTGGCGCTGCGTTCCCTGCAGATCTGGCGCGCGCTGACTTTCCGCATGGCTATCTCGACCAAATGGCTGACGACGCTCGAGGTGCCAAAGCTGCTGCAGATCCAGAAGCGGATGCGTAGTGAAGCGAACTCGATGTATCTCGGCATCGGCTACGAGTGGACGCAGAAGCATTGCCAGATCGCCCATGACATCCTGCGTATGCCGACGACCGATATTCCCGGGCTGCCGCGCTGGCTTAACAGGACGAAGACGGGCCGCAGGATTGAAGAAGCCATCGAGGGCATGTTCGCGCCGAAAGACAGCATCCGCGATCGCATGCCGCAGGGTTCGTCGTGGATTCACGGCATGGAACCGAAAAAGGCGCTGGTGCCGTTTCACTACAAGGCGATGGGTGGTCACACCCTGGTCGGCGGCACGACGGGCGCCGGCAAGACCCGCACCTATGAGGTGATCTCCACCCAGGTCATTCACCTCAGCGACGTGCTCATCATCGTTGACCCGAAAAACGACGCGGAGTGGAAGCGGCGCGTCGAGAAGGAATGCCAGCGCGCCGGCCGGAAGTTCCTGTACTTCAACCAGGCCAAGCCGTCCGAGTCGATCCGGCTGAACCCGATCGAAAACTGGTCGCAGCCGTCGGAAATCCCGAGCCGGATCGCCCAGCTGATGGAGGAGGGGCCGTTCCGGGACTTCGCGTTCCTGTTCATCGACCGTGCCGTGAAGGGCGAACTCTACATCGGCGACAAGCCGACCCTGCGCTCGATCCTCAAGTACGCGCAGTCGGGCATCACGTCGCTGCTCGAAAAGGCACTGAAGCGCTTCTTCGTTGAACAGGGGCTCACCGACTGGGAGCAACAGGTCGCCACGGAAACGACCCGGCAGGGTCAGCGTAACAATGCCGCCTCGCTCGTCGACGGGATGATCGGACTCTACAACGCGCAGTTCGCGTTACAGGAACGTGGCAACGAAGCGATCGACGGCCTGATTGCCACGCACGTGCACGACCGCGAGCACTACATGCGCATCATCGCGTCGGCGCTACCGCTGCTGCAGATGCTCGCAACCGGGGAAACCGGCCTGATGCTCGCGCCCAAGGCGGATGACTTCGACGACGAGCGCGAGATCTGGGACATCGACAAGGTCATCAAGCAGAAGGCTGTCCTGTACATGGGCCTCGATTCGCTGTCGAACAACATCGTGCAGAAAGCGATCGCGTCGATGATCCTGTCCGACGTGGCTGCCGTGTGCGGCTCGATCTACAACTTCTACGATTCGCCACCGGAAGTGGTGCTGATCATCGACGAGATCGCAGAAGCGATCAACGAACAGGTGATCCAGATTCTCAACAAGGGGCGCGGCGCTGGCTTCAAGGCGTTCGTCGCGTTCCAGGCGCGAGCGGATCTGGAAGCGCGGTTCGGAAACGCCGCCAAAATGCTGCAGGTTTTGGGCAATCTGAACAACCAGATAATCCTAAGATTGGAAGACAGCGATACCGCGCAGTGGTTTTCGGACAAGGTCGGGGAGACCGCGATTCGCAACCTGACGCTCACAGGCAGTACGAGCACGGGCAGCGAAGCGCATATCGGTGAATTTACCGGGTCCGTTTCACGTTCGCTTCAACTGGAGAAGGTTCCGCTGATCCCAACCCGCCTGATTCACGGCCTGCCCAACCTGCAATACTTCATGCGCATTTCGGGTGCCGCCGTCTATCAGGGCCGTATTCCCATCCTTCAAGGCTGA
- a CDS encoding recombination directionality factor yields MNAVPSMLNGPVRSVVEERALRPPVIGHIRPGIKVLTSKARANSRAVDIYNDMVAAGDSFDTIGKVIESKCNLKNALAPKNTPYFTCRRSDFTNPDVADEILRLYGEDRGEGLRLYRFPVLFAFNDWMQNLPNQMAVYGANGRKFFSQYERDGIRYCMMYAKMERDQRAQRAVRHFGGRTVIRRQDEAIPDGICDPEQCPQYQARHCNLSASFIFAVPDIKGLGLIELPTNSIYVLQKAYSAMQTVQLARGKLTGTRFWITKREFDITRINENGEAVRAKQLLTVLDADIDIGALLDGADDAVPAIEAAAQAVALLEAGGNVVPLAGGFPGVIADKGTRGESSVDHSDPTPDQQASGQQQPVQVAGGAEAARAHPNAPSSQTDGSADDAVETLTDKLDRMSDLLKRLGLSAENRKEDFRVFAHTTYGRGWVERPQDVDSMNERLEKALTDRAALDREIAATRQTTFFD; encoded by the coding sequence ATGAATGCAGTTCCCAGCATGCTCAACGGCCCTGTGCGCAGTGTCGTTGAAGAACGGGCCTTGCGCCCGCCGGTGATCGGACACATCCGGCCCGGCATCAAGGTGCTCACATCGAAAGCCCGAGCCAACAGTCGCGCCGTTGACATCTACAACGACATGGTTGCGGCGGGTGATTCGTTCGACACGATCGGCAAGGTGATCGAATCGAAGTGCAACCTGAAAAACGCACTCGCGCCCAAAAACACACCGTATTTCACGTGTCGCCGCTCGGACTTCACCAATCCCGACGTCGCCGACGAAATCCTCAGGCTGTATGGCGAGGATCGTGGCGAGGGACTCAGGCTCTATCGCTTTCCGGTGCTGTTCGCGTTCAACGACTGGATGCAGAACCTGCCCAACCAGATGGCCGTGTACGGCGCCAATGGTCGCAAGTTCTTCTCCCAGTACGAACGCGATGGCATCCGCTATTGCATGATGTACGCGAAGATGGAGCGGGATCAGCGGGCGCAACGCGCGGTTCGGCACTTCGGCGGCCGCACCGTGATCCGGCGGCAGGACGAAGCGATTCCTGATGGCATTTGCGACCCCGAACAGTGTCCGCAGTACCAGGCGCGACACTGCAACCTGTCGGCGAGCTTCATCTTCGCTGTGCCGGACATCAAGGGGCTGGGCCTCATCGAGTTGCCGACGAATTCCATCTACGTGCTTCAGAAGGCATATTCGGCCATGCAGACCGTGCAGCTTGCCAGAGGCAAACTGACCGGGACGCGATTCTGGATCACGAAGCGCGAGTTCGACATCACGCGCATCAACGAAAACGGCGAAGCGGTTCGGGCAAAGCAGCTGCTCACGGTGCTCGACGCCGACATCGACATCGGGGCGCTGCTTGACGGCGCCGATGATGCGGTGCCGGCAATCGAAGCGGCCGCACAGGCGGTTGCCTTGCTCGAAGCCGGTGGCAACGTTGTTCCCCTTGCCGGTGGCTTTCCAGGCGTCATTGCTGATAAGGGAACGCGCGGTGAGAGCTCTGTGGACCACAGCGACCCAACGCCAGATCAACAGGCATCCGGGCAGCAACAGCCGGTACAGGTTGCAGGCGGGGCCGAAGCAGCCCGTGCACATCCCAACGCACCGTCGTCGCAAACTGACGGCAGCGCGGACGATGCAGTCGAAACGCTCACCGACAAGCTGGACCGTATGTCGGACCTGCTGAAGCGTCTCGGGTTAAGCGCGGAAAACCGGAAGGAAGATTTCCGGGTCTTTGCGCACACCACCTATGGACGTGGATGGGTCGAGCGGCCGCAGGATGTCGACAGCATGAACGAGCGTCTGGAGAAGGCACTGACTGATCGCGCAGCACTCGATCGCGAGATCGCGGCGACCAGGCAGACGACGTTCTTCGACTGA
- a CDS encoding ATP-dependent helicase, giving the protein MLDGLNPQQREVAEHRRHCVAIACPGAGKTKTIAAKAALLLSQPGAIVGAVTFSKDAAVELRDRILALSGAQAKNRLIAGTFHSLAFRQLGQPGGKRRDIASDGDRMGLIARVIAELGLEWKPEEVVPVIERIKTNFGRVEAGTADAQLYEAYQAALERNGKIDFQDMLRLAVAGMEADDITPYRFTDLLVDEFQDTDPLQYRWVELHAKGGTQVTVVGDDDQSIYGFRAALGFRGMESFAASFNAQRVVLGSNYRCRSEILSAADRVIRNNADRIPKVLQAERGAGGSVATRRSDDEYADAIAAVEFLQPLLASGKSCAILARTNRILDPIEAVCRSHGVPYFRASGSSVLNRPQGALMCNLLEIVEGRKQNGLDAVLGYMGMNSAHLGSLHRDMGSALVQRQKKDLVALGLPEETATAYRAFMKRLGEWQLMCERQFYSLALDGVLELMMTYAKADPAIRAIQGTYDVLSRLNGTFAERIEYLKRDNNKPADGALVLTTMHSSKGLEWDHVWITRAEEGVVPDEKSTESEERRLFYVAMTRARDSLVIATIKKNPVSRFVIESEAR; this is encoded by the coding sequence ATGCTTGACGGCCTGAATCCCCAGCAGCGCGAGGTTGCCGAGCACCGCCGGCACTGCGTCGCGATCGCATGTCCGGGCGCGGGCAAGACGAAGACGATTGCCGCCAAGGCCGCGCTCCTCCTGTCGCAGCCTGGCGCGATCGTCGGTGCCGTCACGTTCAGCAAGGATGCGGCCGTGGAACTGCGCGATCGCATCCTGGCGCTCTCGGGCGCACAGGCAAAGAATCGGCTCATCGCCGGCACCTTTCACTCGCTGGCGTTCCGGCAGTTGGGCCAGCCCGGCGGAAAACGGCGGGACATCGCATCCGATGGCGATCGCATGGGCCTGATTGCCCGCGTCATCGCCGAGCTCGGCCTCGAATGGAAGCCTGAAGAAGTCGTGCCCGTGATCGAGCGGATCAAGACCAATTTTGGTCGCGTCGAGGCCGGCACCGCCGATGCGCAACTCTATGAGGCCTATCAGGCAGCGCTTGAGCGCAACGGCAAGATCGACTTCCAGGACATGCTGCGCCTCGCGGTTGCAGGCATGGAGGCGGACGATATCACACCGTATCGCTTCACGGATCTCCTCGTTGACGAGTTTCAGGACACGGACCCGTTGCAGTACCGGTGGGTCGAGCTTCACGCGAAGGGGGGGACACAGGTGACGGTAGTGGGCGACGATGATCAGAGCATCTATGGCTTCCGTGCCGCGCTTGGCTTTCGCGGGATGGAGAGCTTCGCCGCATCCTTCAATGCGCAACGGGTCGTGTTGGGCAGCAATTACCGGTGCCGCAGCGAAATCCTCTCGGCCGCCGACCGGGTGATCCGCAATAACGCCGATCGCATTCCAAAGGTGCTGCAGGCCGAACGCGGCGCCGGCGGCTCGGTCGCGACGAGGCGGTCCGACGACGAATATGCAGACGCCATTGCCGCAGTCGAATTCCTGCAACCGCTGCTCGCGTCCGGCAAGTCGTGCGCCATTCTTGCACGCACGAACCGTATCCTTGATCCGATCGAGGCGGTTTGCCGCTCGCACGGCGTCCCGTACTTCCGTGCGTCCGGCAGTTCGGTACTGAACCGCCCGCAGGGCGCGCTCATGTGCAACCTGCTCGAAATCGTCGAGGGCCGCAAGCAGAACGGGCTTGATGCGGTCCTGGGCTACATGGGGATGAATTCTGCGCACCTGGGCTCACTGCACCGCGACATGGGCTCGGCGCTTGTACAACGACAGAAAAAGGATCTGGTCGCGCTAGGCCTGCCCGAAGAGACGGCCACCGCGTACCGCGCGTTCATGAAGCGCCTGGGCGAATGGCAACTGATGTGTGAGCGCCAGTTCTATTCGCTTGCGCTCGATGGCGTGCTGGAACTGATGATGACCTATGCGAAGGCCGATCCGGCGATTCGCGCAATCCAGGGCACGTACGACGTGCTGTCGCGACTGAACGGCACGTTTGCCGAGCGGATCGAGTATCTGAAGCGGGACAACAACAAGCCCGCAGACGGCGCGCTCGTGCTGACCACGATGCACAGTTCGAAAGGGCTGGAGTGGGACCACGTCTGGATCACGCGCGCCGAAGAGGGTGTCGTACCGGACGAGAAAAGCACCGAATCGGAGGAGCGGCGCCTGTTCTACGTCGCGATGACACGGGCGCGTGACAGCCTTGTCATCGCCACGATCAAGAAAAATCCCGTGTCGCGATTCGTCATCGAATCGGAAGCACGCTGA
- a CDS encoding AAA family ATPase, with protein MRPLKLTLTGFIGVRDGMKRDTVTLDLESLPGGLIALTGPNGAGKSTIMDNLHPYRIMPSRAAKVSVDAFSYWDHVYGAHALKEFEWEHGGVRYRSSFAFRKPGKTGKAEYYLAWRDADGNWQPMQTGDGTVSDGKAETYDLCVESVCGSLESFFTSVFSAQNRRPLASYGATEIKALLAELLHIDDLRTLSAKAADVAKVLGRALDSTQQQLVALGSKRDRVAQIDQAIASDAQSVASTRESRETLNAKVATLTDQRAVLAARQTANAGAQARLRELGTRRSQIAAAMQVLVTDARADEQRLNQRRASFRTSIAEHNAVIAQREAILGAATARDTAQARIAGEEARVEPIQREISALEEKQLALTAATSRLNGLESEGTSKMTLLKSLEQQASVISTVPCAGHEMHNTCPLLAQARQADVQVQEHRISLTNLRATFRAKRDEVALLTPQVQHLAGRRAELKAVNDAIAAARRDLQKAVDLAARKPLLDAATEGLGKASEELAALETEEATLRARREAQQARLSEEAKELDAEVARLGVDDVTGAIADIDQQLTQCREAITAADARIESLIRSQTTREVERQSIAKELAGFDATQSRANRISDEIAQWKLLARGLGNEGVIALTIDDAGPALTKMVNDLLLACYGMRFTVEIQTQRALASGELREGFEILVHDADHDSTKAVTVMSGGQKVWINECLTRGIALYLASNAGQPYQTLFSDESDGPLDPQRKLQFMRMKREVLRQGGYEREFFISQTPDLVAEADAVIDVEALAA; from the coding sequence ATGCGCCCACTGAAACTGACGCTGACGGGCTTTATTGGTGTTCGTGACGGCATGAAGCGCGACACCGTCACGCTCGATCTCGAATCGCTTCCGGGAGGCCTCATCGCGTTGACCGGTCCGAACGGTGCGGGAAAGTCCACGATTATGGACAATCTGCATCCGTACCGGATCATGCCGTCGCGCGCCGCGAAAGTGTCGGTGGATGCGTTCTCTTACTGGGACCACGTCTACGGCGCGCACGCGCTCAAGGAGTTCGAATGGGAGCATGGCGGTGTGCGGTACCGCTCGTCATTCGCATTCCGCAAGCCCGGCAAGACGGGCAAGGCTGAGTACTACCTGGCCTGGCGCGACGCGGACGGAAACTGGCAGCCCATGCAGACAGGTGACGGTACTGTCTCTGATGGCAAGGCGGAGACCTATGACCTGTGTGTCGAGTCGGTGTGTGGCTCGCTGGAGTCGTTCTTTACCAGCGTCTTTTCTGCGCAGAACCGGCGTCCGCTCGCATCGTATGGTGCGACCGAGATCAAGGCACTGCTCGCGGAACTGCTGCATATCGATGACCTGCGCACGCTGTCGGCGAAAGCCGCCGACGTTGCGAAGGTGCTCGGTCGTGCGCTTGACTCCACGCAACAGCAACTCGTTGCGCTTGGATCCAAACGCGATCGCGTCGCGCAGATCGATCAGGCCATCGCTTCCGATGCACAGTCCGTCGCCTCGACTCGCGAGAGCCGGGAGACGCTGAACGCAAAGGTAGCCACCCTGACCGACCAGCGCGCCGTTCTCGCTGCAAGGCAGACTGCCAATGCCGGTGCGCAGGCCCGACTGAGGGAACTGGGCACGCGGCGAAGCCAGATTGCGGCGGCCATGCAGGTCCTTGTAACCGACGCACGCGCCGATGAACAACGCCTGAACCAGCGGCGCGCTTCGTTCCGCACGTCCATCGCGGAACACAACGCAGTGATTGCGCAACGTGAAGCGATTCTGGGCGCCGCCACGGCACGTGATACCGCTCAGGCACGTATCGCGGGCGAGGAGGCGCGTGTCGAGCCTATCCAGAGGGAGATTTCTGCCCTCGAAGAGAAGCAGCTTGCGCTGACGGCGGCAACTTCCCGTCTGAACGGTCTGGAGTCGGAAGGCACGTCGAAGATGACGCTCCTGAAGTCGCTGGAACAGCAGGCGAGTGTGATCAGTACCGTGCCCTGTGCCGGTCATGAGATGCATAACACCTGTCCTTTGCTTGCGCAGGCCCGTCAGGCGGACGTACAGGTTCAGGAGCACCGCATTTCGCTCACGAATCTGCGTGCGACGTTTCGCGCCAAACGCGATGAGGTCGCGCTGCTGACGCCTCAGGTGCAGCATCTTGCGGGGAGGCGGGCGGAGCTGAAGGCGGTCAATGATGCGATCGCGGCCGCGCGCCGTGACCTTCAGAAAGCTGTCGATCTAGCCGCACGCAAGCCGCTGCTCGATGCCGCAACCGAGGGTCTGGGCAAAGCCAGTGAAGAACTGGCCGCGCTCGAGACCGAGGAAGCCACGCTGCGTGCACGCCGCGAGGCGCAGCAGGCCCGTCTGTCGGAGGAAGCGAAGGAACTGGACGCGGAAGTCGCACGCCTCGGCGTCGACGACGTGACCGGTGCCATCGCCGATATCGACCAGCAGCTAACGCAGTGCCGCGAAGCCATCACCGCGGCCGATGCCCGGATCGAATCACTGATCCGCTCGCAGACGACGCGTGAGGTCGAGCGACAGTCGATCGCAAAGGAGCTTGCGGGATTCGACGCGACACAGTCGCGTGCGAACCGCATCTCCGATGAGATTGCCCAGTGGAAGCTGCTCGCGAGAGGCCTCGGCAACGAAGGCGTGATTGCATTGACGATCGACGATGCGGGCCCCGCCCTCACGAAGATGGTGAACGACCTGTTGCTCGCATGCTATGGCATGCGCTTCACGGTCGAGATCCAGACGCAGCGGGCGCTGGCGAGCGGTGAACTGCGCGAGGGGTTCGAAATCCTCGTGCATGACGCCGATCACGACAGCACCAAGGCAGTCACGGTGATGTCCGGTGGCCAGAAGGTCTGGATCAACGAGTGCCTGACACGCGGCATCGCCCTGTATCTGGCAAGCAATGCTGGCCAGCCCTACCAGACCCTGTTCAGCGACGAGTCCGATGGTCCGCTCGATCCGCAGCGCAAGCTGCAGTTCATGCGGATGAAGCGGGAAGTGCTGCGGCAGGGCGGGTACGAGCGGGAGTTTTTCATCTCGCAGACCCCCGATCTGGTTGCGGAAGCGGATGCAGTCATTGACGTCGAGGCGCTCGCTGCCTGA
- a CDS encoding DUF7696 family protein, whose protein sequence is MLPDRLDQRIAQAISDTIAQERASADTALPAWRTRCEVARFATFSDPERRVFLSHVAERRGEAAAHELEQSASELRTTAIFFLARKPS, encoded by the coding sequence ATGCTTCCCGACCGTCTTGACCAGCGCATTGCCCAGGCGATCAGCGACACGATCGCCCAGGAACGCGCATCTGCAGACACCGCATTGCCAGCATGGCGCACGCGGTGCGAGGTAGCACGGTTCGCGACGTTCAGCGATCCCGAGCGCCGCGTTTTTCTTTCACATGTTGCTGAACGCCGCGGCGAGGCGGCGGCGCACGAACTGGAGCAGTCGGCCAGCGAGCTGCGCACCACAGCGATCTTTTTCCTTGCGAGAAAACCCTCATGA
- a CDS encoding ATPase: protein MSTISEETNTEALSQPSATDIPAAAENPATGADAASASAANQNATTDGADGGEIELELQQMEDAANTLQKEGMISESEAEEKREQVARTRKLFRELSPAERAAIVRRRREIGRELMARQLSGAAVVTATVRLNHTRLKPLFEQWWPYLNRMSINMQRFGRSTFGAEDQGTVTSWLEKQVAELEAYVDEQLGVAKDFREKTEQKLRDQGDIVFAPTVTKPSLAIEVEAYSRFSMRLLSLLMKFDKVMDNFDFLVWNGIRDQSDVDEESARFLRKFHPIGVRGYMTHLRLMTTVRGR, encoded by the coding sequence ATGAGCACCATCTCCGAAGAGACGAATACCGAAGCCCTGAGCCAGCCGTCGGCGACCGACATTCCTGCAGCAGCGGAAAACCCGGCTACCGGTGCTGATGCCGCAAGTGCATCGGCGGCAAACCAGAATGCGACGACGGATGGCGCGGACGGCGGCGAGATCGAACTCGAGCTGCAACAGATGGAAGACGCGGCAAACACCCTTCAGAAGGAAGGGATGATCAGCGAGTCCGAAGCCGAGGAAAAGCGTGAGCAGGTCGCCCGTACGCGCAAGCTGTTCCGCGAGCTGTCTCCGGCCGAGCGCGCAGCGATCGTGCGACGCCGCCGGGAAATCGGCCGTGAACTGATGGCGCGCCAGCTTTCCGGCGCGGCAGTAGTGACCGCGACAGTGCGGCTGAATCACACCCGCCTGAAGCCGCTGTTCGAACAGTGGTGGCCGTACCTGAACCGTATGAGCATCAACATGCAGCGCTTTGGCCGCTCGACGTTTGGCGCTGAGGATCAGGGTACGGTCACTTCCTGGCTCGAGAAGCAGGTTGCCGAACTCGAAGCGTATGTCGATGAACAGCTTGGCGTGGCCAAGGACTTCCGCGAGAAGACCGAGCAGAAACTGCGCGATCAGGGCGACATCGTGTTCGCGCCGACGGTAACGAAGCCGTCGCTCGCCATCGAGGTTGAGGCGTATTCGCGTTTCTCGATGCGTCTGCTGTCGCTGCTGATGAAGTTCGACAAGGTGATGGACAACTTCGACTTTCTCGTCTGGAACGGCATTCGCGACCAGTCGGACGTCGACGAGGAATCGGCACGTTTTCTGCGTAAGTTCCATCCGATTGGCGTGCGTGGGTACATGACCCACCTGCGTCTGATGACGACGGTTCGTGGCCGTTAG